A DNA window from Plasmodium brasilianum strain Bolivian I chromosome 12, whole genome shotgun sequence contains the following coding sequences:
- a CDS encoding hypothetical protein (conserved Plasmodium protein) — protein MKSFNSSLISDKNKADEVNSLNSNFGIQQHTLCSNKNENEKNFSLNSSINITNNTANVYNDKNNVMINENINFKNNFANLLNNNGTNTYQDKLNGVSKSGVDNSNKTDNNTNDEFKKNNEKNDLQINNQNGNISLENKFNFNSSLKIRKSLTEQLCEEISMKLGKIFICKSYLETYVFEQSPYIMNFIYLKDDMGESKNRVLNSLLLSSFCNLIWNNNIYKHEYLISKEILSKYFKAIEKNPDKNNCCIVPIYNLDKIKMVLNDQDKNIKILKKKKLCIKKNNENLLFILNIIKNNFSEIKIKAQRIIQRLLFRLDILDKLFILKNNTVFFSNKYEFNKFKLMEILDFFNSFNIDNQLQKINKNITELVKEKKNFQNFLYAENEFTSSLKSTIAKNEQDITELKSTTSEISINLEENKEYLYHLNAFEREENYEML, from the exons atgaaatcaTTTAACAGTTCCTTGATtagtgataaaaataaagcagaTGAAGTTAACTCCTTAAATAGCAATTTCGGAATTCAACAACATACCCTGtgttcaaataaaaatgaaaatgaaaaaaattttagtttAAACAGTTCCATTAATATTACGAATAACACAGCTAACgtatataatgataaaaataatgtaatgataaatgaaaatataaattttaaaaataattttgctaatttgttaaataataatggtaCCAACACGTACCAAGACAAATTAAATGGTGTATCAAAATCAGGTGTTgataattcaaataaaacaGATAACAACACAAATGATGaatttaagaaaaacaatgaaaaaaatgatttgcAAATTAATAatcaaaatggaaatattaGCTTGGAAAATAAGTTTAACTTTAACagttctttaaaaattagaaaatctCTTACGGAGCAGTTATGCG AGGAAATATCAATGAAGCTaggaaaaatattcatatgcaAATCGTACCTAGAGACATACGTATTTGAACAAAGCCCGTACATAATGAACTTTATTTACCTGAAGGACGATATGGGTGAATCGAAAAATAGAGTTTTGAATTCCTTACTGTTAAGCTCCTTTTGTAATTTAATatggaataataatatttacaaacatgaatatttaatttcaaaagaaatattaagtaaatattttaaagcgATAGAAAAAAATCCGGACAAAAACAACTGTTGTATTGTACCAATATATAACcttgataaaataaaaatggtttTAAATGACCaagacaaaaatataaaaattcttaaaaaaaaaaaattgtgtataaaaaaaaataatgaaaaccttttatttattttaaatattataaaaaataatttttcggaaattaaaataaaagcgCAACGAATTATTCAAAGATTGCTATTCAGATTAGATATATTAGAcaaactttttatattaaaaaataatactgtttttttttcaaataaatatgagtttaataaattcaaattGATGGAAATTTtagatttttttaattcttttaatatagataatcaacttcaaaaaattaataaaaatattacagaactggtaaaggaaaaaaaaaattttcaaaattttctttacGCAGAAAATGAGTTTACATCTTCTTTGAAGAGCACCATAGCGAAAAATGAGCAG GATATCACGGAGCTAAAAAGCACAACATCCGAGATAAGCATTAACTTAGAAGAGAACAAGGAGTATCTGTACCATTTAAATGC